A window of Polyodon spathula isolate WHYD16114869_AA chromosome 30, ASM1765450v1, whole genome shotgun sequence contains these coding sequences:
- the aqp11 gene encoding aquaporin-11, which produces MATNIIEASIACLAVTVLFCEVARRVVVKITSKGYYEGLLMEIISTFQLCACTHELKLLGDYGIVDQQIGLTLTYVMTVVHLLTFGTATCNPSASLEQIYRRKLAIKSAILRIACQFLSAAVAKLVMHFTWSFAFSELHVRHSLTGFDCISGLHTSSIYNGAAVEFCCAFAVQSAVIKIQEVKTKSKVFFVAAVVTFVVFAGGHLTGAVFNPALAFSIQFPCRGNTFLENATVYGLGPMLGVISSVLLFDKAIPTLVRRAGRKPILKTE; this is translated from the exons ATGGCAACTAATATTATCGAGGCTTCTATAGCATGTCTGGCAGTGACAGTGCTTTTCTGCGAAGTGGCAAGGCGGGTGGTAGTGAAAATAACATCCAAAGGGTACTATGAAGGGTTATTGATGGAAATAATCTCGACTTTTCAGTTGTGCGCTTGCACTCACGAACTCAAACTGCTGGGCGATTATGGCATCGTTGATCAGCAAATTGGTTTGACTCTGACTTATGTCATGACGGTGGTCCACCTACTTACATTCGGAACAGCGACGTGCAATCCCTCTGCTTCCCTGGAGCAAATTTACCGAAGAAAATTAGCTATCAAATCAGCGATTTTGAGGATTGCATGTCAGTTTCTATCAGCGGCGGTGGCAAAACTAGTTATGCACTTCACCTGGTCTTTTGCATTTTCTGAATTGCATGTGAGACACTCGCTGACTGGATTTGACTGCATCAGCGGGCTACACACCTCTTCAATCTATAATGGAGCTGCTGTTGAATTCTGCTGCGCTTTCGCCGTGCAGTCCGCAGTCATCAAAATTCAAGAAGTGAAGACAAAATCTAAAGTTTTTTTCGTAGCTGCCGTGGTCACCTTCGTGGTGTTTGCAG GTGGTCATCTGACTGGAGCAGTATTTAACCCTGCCCTTGCCTTTTCCATACAATTTCCTTGCAGAGGAAACACTTTCCTGGAAAATGCCACTGTCTATGGGCTAGGCCCAATGCTAG GTGTGATTTCCTCGGTGTTGCTGTTTGACAAAGCCATTCCTACGCTGGTGAGGAGAGCTGGACGAAAACCGATCCTGAAGACAGAGTAA
- the clns1a gene encoding methylosome subunit pICln isoform X2, giving the protein MVLLKNVSPPSEGVRYQQSETAAVLDGKGLGSGTLYVAENRLSWFDGTGLGFSLEYPSISLHAISRDVSAYPQEHLYVMVNAKLSEEDGAAEESEMKEKDSEGEQDESDEDTDPITEIRFVPSDKAALEPMFSAMCECQALHPDPEDDDSDNDFEGDEYDVEEAEQGQGDVPSFCTYEEGLSRLTSEGQSTLQRLEGMLAESVAQQYHMAGVRTESAAADFEDGMEVDTGSAVAGQFEDADVEH; this is encoded by the exons ATGGTTTTGCTGAAAAACGTTTCCCCTCCCAGCGAAGGCGTCCGGTACCAACAGTCTGAGACCGCGGCAGTTTTGGACGGGAAAGGACTTGGCTCTGGAACACTCTACGTCGCTGAAAA CCGTTTGTCCTGGTTTGATGGAACAGGCTTGGGCTTCTCGCTGGAATACCCTTCCATCAGCTTGCATGCCATCTCCCGGGACGTGAGCGCCTATCCACAGGAGCACTTGTATGTGATGGTCAATGCTAAGCTGAGTG AGGAGGATGGGGCGGCTGAAGAGTCTGAAATGAAGGAGAAAGACTCTGAAGGCGAGCAAGACGAGAGCGATGAAGACACAGATCCCATCACAGAGATCCGATTCGTACCCAGCGACAAAGCAGCAC TGGAGCCGATGTTCTCGGCGATGTGCGAGTGTCAGGCTCTGCACCCTGACCCGGAGGATGACGACTCGGACAATGATTTTGAGGGTGACGAGTACGACGTTGAGGAAGCTG AACAAGGGCAAGGTGACGTGCCTTCATTCTGCACCTACGAGGAAGGGCTCTCGCGTCTGACCTCCGAAGGGCAGAGCACTCTGCAGCGATTGGAGGGTATGCTGGCTGAGTCAGTGGCTCAGCAGTACCACATGGCAGGAGTGAGGACCGAATCTGCAGCCGCTGACTTTGAAG ATGGAATGGAAGTGGATACAGGCTCAGCGGTTGCTGGGCAGTTTGAAGATGCTGATGTGGAACATTG A
- the clns1a gene encoding methylosome subunit pICln isoform X3 has translation MVLLKNVSPPSEGVRYQQSETAAVLDGKGLGSGTLYVAENRLSWFDGTGLGFSLEYPSISLHAISRDVSAYPQEHLYVMVNAKLSEQGQGDVPSFCTYEEGLSRLTSEGQSTLQRLEGMLAESVAQQYHMAGVRTESAAADFEDGMEVDTGSAVAGQFEDADVEH, from the exons ATGGTTTTGCTGAAAAACGTTTCCCCTCCCAGCGAAGGCGTCCGGTACCAACAGTCTGAGACCGCGGCAGTTTTGGACGGGAAAGGACTTGGCTCTGGAACACTCTACGTCGCTGAAAA CCGTTTGTCCTGGTTTGATGGAACAGGCTTGGGCTTCTCGCTGGAATACCCTTCCATCAGCTTGCATGCCATCTCCCGGGACGTGAGCGCCTATCCACAGGAGCACTTGTATGTGATGGTCAATGCTAAGCTGAGTG AACAAGGGCAAGGTGACGTGCCTTCATTCTGCACCTACGAGGAAGGGCTCTCGCGTCTGACCTCCGAAGGGCAGAGCACTCTGCAGCGATTGGAGGGTATGCTGGCTGAGTCAGTGGCTCAGCAGTACCACATGGCAGGAGTGAGGACCGAATCTGCAGCCGCTGACTTTGAAG ATGGAATGGAAGTGGATACAGGCTCAGCGGTTGCTGGGCAGTTTGAAGATGCTGATGTGGAACATTG A
- the clns1a gene encoding methylosome subunit pICln isoform X1 — MVLLKNVSPPSEGVRYQQSETAAVLDGKGLGSGTLYVAENRLSWFDGTGLGFSLEYPSISLHAISRDVSAYPQEHLYVMVNAKLSEEDGAAEESEMKEKDSEGEQDESDEDTDPITEIRFVPSDKAALEPMFSAMCECQALHPDPEDDDSDNDFEGDEYDVEEAEQGQGDVPSFCTYEEGLSRLTSEGQSTLQRLEGMLAESVAQQYHMAGVRTESAAADFEDGMEVDTGSAVAGQFEDADVEHW; from the exons ATGGTTTTGCTGAAAAACGTTTCCCCTCCCAGCGAAGGCGTCCGGTACCAACAGTCTGAGACCGCGGCAGTTTTGGACGGGAAAGGACTTGGCTCTGGAACACTCTACGTCGCTGAAAA CCGTTTGTCCTGGTTTGATGGAACAGGCTTGGGCTTCTCGCTGGAATACCCTTCCATCAGCTTGCATGCCATCTCCCGGGACGTGAGCGCCTATCCACAGGAGCACTTGTATGTGATGGTCAATGCTAAGCTGAGTG AGGAGGATGGGGCGGCTGAAGAGTCTGAAATGAAGGAGAAAGACTCTGAAGGCGAGCAAGACGAGAGCGATGAAGACACAGATCCCATCACAGAGATCCGATTCGTACCCAGCGACAAAGCAGCAC TGGAGCCGATGTTCTCGGCGATGTGCGAGTGTCAGGCTCTGCACCCTGACCCGGAGGATGACGACTCGGACAATGATTTTGAGGGTGACGAGTACGACGTTGAGGAAGCTG AACAAGGGCAAGGTGACGTGCCTTCATTCTGCACCTACGAGGAAGGGCTCTCGCGTCTGACCTCCGAAGGGCAGAGCACTCTGCAGCGATTGGAGGGTATGCTGGCTGAGTCAGTGGCTCAGCAGTACCACATGGCAGGAGTGAGGACCGAATCTGCAGCCGCTGACTTTGAAG ATGGAATGGAAGTGGATACAGGCTCAGCGGTTGCTGGGCAGTTTGAAGATGCTGATGTGGAACATTGGTAA